In the genome of Allorhizobium ampelinum S4, one region contains:
- a CDS encoding SIS domain-containing protein, protein MQPSQIESSIQSALAAVAQRKSVSTIYFVACGGSFAQMHLPKYAVDRNSSTIFAETFNSAEFIARNPVHLGEGSVVILCSSSGNTPETVAAAAFAKKKGAFTIGLTTKPESELGQVSDSTVPYVSTPLIGNQDAPSGIILRIAFGIVNARENSPKAAALLSALEKVGDIAASAQKVHAEDAREWGERNKREPTIYTMASGSNWGVAYSFSICILQEMQWINSQAIHSGEYFHGPFEITDFDTPILLLVGLGPTREMDTRAQKFAEKYSKNLLVLDAAKIDMHGVAPEVAEYITPLVFQPLMRIYAVELAERRGHPLTVRRYMWKMEY, encoded by the coding sequence ATGCAGCCATCCCAAATTGAATCCTCCATCCAGAGCGCGCTTGCAGCGGTTGCGCAGCGGAAATCGGTTTCGACCATCTACTTCGTCGCCTGTGGCGGATCGTTTGCCCAGATGCATCTGCCGAAATATGCGGTTGATCGAAATTCCTCGACTATTTTTGCTGAGACTTTCAACTCGGCCGAGTTCATTGCTCGCAATCCGGTTCATCTCGGCGAAGGAAGCGTCGTCATCCTTTGCTCGAGCTCCGGCAACACCCCCGAAACGGTAGCAGCCGCTGCTTTCGCAAAGAAGAAGGGCGCCTTCACCATCGGACTGACCACGAAACCCGAGTCTGAGCTCGGGCAGGTCTCCGATTCAACGGTTCCCTATGTCTCGACGCCGCTGATCGGCAACCAGGACGCACCGTCCGGTATCATCCTGCGAATCGCATTCGGTATCGTGAACGCTCGCGAAAATTCGCCAAAGGCGGCTGCACTTCTGTCGGCGCTGGAAAAGGTCGGAGATATCGCAGCCTCCGCCCAGAAAGTTCATGCGGAGGATGCCCGCGAATGGGGTGAGCGCAACAAGCGCGAACCGACGATCTACACGATGGCGTCGGGTTCGAACTGGGGTGTCGCCTATTCCTTCTCCATCTGCATTCTCCAGGAGATGCAATGGATCAACTCCCAGGCAATCCATTCCGGCGAATACTTCCACGGTCCCTTCGAAATCACCGACTTCGATACGCCAATCTTACTTCTTGTCGGCCTTGGTCCGACCCGCGAGATGGACACACGGGCACAGAAGTTTGCCGAGAAATACTCCAAGAATCTGCTCGTGCTGGATGCCGCCAAGATCGACATGCACGGCGTCGCGCCCGAGGTTGCCGAATACATCACGCCGTTGGTGTTCCAGCCGCTGATGCGCATCTATGCGGTGGAGCTGGCGGAGCGTCGCGGCCACCCGCTTACGGTTCGCCGATACAT